The following proteins come from a genomic window of Corallococcus sp. NCRR:
- the truD gene encoding tRNA pseudouridine(13) synthase TruD, with amino-acid sequence MRIKQKPEDFSVKESYRFDEVESGKHRVYLMDKQKLSTFDAVNRIRDAFGLKPGAISYCGLKDKQGRTEQIIAVDGADVDMQEPDLRLKFLGRTDKPLSARNITSNRFSVTVRALTRDSLAPLNLAAAEVNRLGVVNYFDSQRFGALKHGQGFIAKDLIRGDFEAALHNYFARPSDLDRTEDAKVKGFWRDNWGKWDARVPFEGAKKYHRILRSLREHPGDWLRAFLQIDSDYRAMILFEYQSFLWNEGVRRYLQLMLPREAMFPMRYQAGTLLHYRDATPDVLHILREKTFPLVGPDSTFEDPKVAEAMTWVLGKEKLKLPDLRIKGAERMLYFKEEQRPLVMFPHKLVVGRTQNDDVNRGDIKVNVAFTLPPGAYATLVIKRLFHFEYTEDSKEDIRTSQRPRLVTTEREEERVEEARSAARASEGPSRHRTLADRATPRTARPATSERPARPGTSRRDDRAAPPAKDARPPSRIGRPARAPREKVPELDEVRAAPSPAPEAEIPLGFRAKQKQRKQVKAESRAEKAEKQRLAAAKSAKKQKRK; translated from the coding sequence GTGCGAATCAAGCAAAAACCCGAGGACTTCTCCGTGAAGGAGTCCTACCGCTTCGACGAGGTCGAAAGCGGCAAGCATCGCGTCTACCTGATGGACAAGCAGAAGCTGTCCACCTTTGACGCGGTGAACCGAATCCGTGACGCGTTCGGCCTGAAGCCCGGCGCCATCAGCTACTGCGGCCTGAAGGACAAGCAGGGCCGCACCGAGCAGATCATCGCCGTGGATGGCGCGGACGTGGACATGCAGGAGCCCGACCTGCGCCTGAAGTTCCTGGGCCGGACGGACAAGCCGCTGTCCGCGAGGAACATCACCTCCAACCGCTTCTCCGTCACCGTGCGTGCCCTCACGCGCGACTCGCTGGCGCCGCTGAACCTGGCCGCCGCGGAGGTGAACCGGCTGGGCGTGGTGAACTACTTCGACAGCCAGCGCTTCGGCGCGCTCAAGCACGGCCAGGGCTTCATCGCCAAGGACCTCATCCGGGGCGACTTCGAGGCCGCGCTGCACAACTACTTCGCCCGCCCCTCGGACCTGGACCGCACCGAGGACGCCAAGGTGAAGGGCTTCTGGCGCGACAACTGGGGCAAGTGGGACGCGCGCGTGCCCTTCGAGGGCGCGAAGAAGTACCACCGCATCCTGCGCTCCCTGCGTGAGCACCCGGGCGACTGGCTCCGCGCGTTCCTGCAGATCGACTCGGACTACCGGGCGATGATCCTCTTCGAGTACCAGAGCTTCCTCTGGAACGAGGGCGTCCGGCGCTACCTCCAGCTGATGCTGCCGCGCGAAGCCATGTTCCCCATGCGCTACCAGGCCGGCACGCTCCTGCACTACCGGGACGCGACCCCGGACGTGCTGCACATCCTGCGCGAGAAGACCTTCCCGCTCGTGGGGCCGGACTCCACCTTCGAGGATCCGAAGGTGGCGGAGGCCATGACCTGGGTGCTGGGCAAGGAGAAGCTCAAGCTCCCCGACCTGCGCATCAAGGGCGCGGAGCGGATGCTCTACTTCAAGGAGGAGCAGCGCCCGCTGGTGATGTTCCCGCACAAGCTCGTCGTGGGCCGCACGCAGAACGACGACGTGAACCGCGGCGACATCAAGGTCAACGTGGCCTTCACGCTGCCCCCGGGCGCGTACGCCACGCTGGTCATCAAGCGCCTGTTCCACTTCGAGTACACGGAGGACTCGAAGGAGGACATCCGCACCTCGCAGCGCCCGCGGCTCGTCACCACCGAGCGCGAAGAGGAGCGGGTGGAAGAGGCCCGGAGCGCCGCGCGCGCCTCGGAAGGACCTTCCCGCCACCGCACCCTGGCGGACCGGGCCACGCCCCGCACCGCGCGTCCGGCCACGTCCGAGCGCCCTGCCCGTCCGGGCACCTCCCGCCGCGACGACCGGGCCGCACCGCCCGCGAAGGACGCCCGTCCCCCCAGCCGCATCGGCCGGCCCGCCCGCGCGCCCCGTGAAAAGGTTCCGGAACTGGATGAGGTCCGGGCCGCCCCCTCGCCTGCTCCGGAGGCGGAGATCCCGCTGGGCTTCCGGGCGAAGCAGAAGCAGCGCAAGCAGGTGAAGGCCGAAAGCCGGGCGGAAAAGGCCGAAAAGCAGCGCCTGGCCGCCGCCAAGTCCGCGAAAAAACAGAAGCGGAAGTGA
- a CDS encoding adenylate/guanylate cyclase domain-containing protein produces MNQAPAPFPPRSGSHPRGPHLTGRFADGTLGEFPLGPTTSLGRHPSNTLRLVDREVSKEHATIEKVGRDFVLRDLNSSNGTFVNGRRVAGEMRLRDGDEIALGSSRLVFHSGEAAPGGVNPPTLPGVTVVANAVSMPAFLAQMDQVPQNFRPADQVTDTAALRRDYEKLRIVHEFHRQVSLKGTQDDLFEQILKVAFELLAADHGVILKVGPQGEFIPAAVHHRQGKQVNVMLSDTVLKRVVETGKAVLTADAIIDERFSAAESIVAQGIRSAMAVPLLVNGDIMAVLFLDSRQQINAFSEKDLTILSGIAAQAGIALENAALAEQIRNEAVTRAELSRFLSKAVADAVINGGTEDLRQSRLAEVSCLFADIRGFTTLAESDSPQEVVSMLNSFFSAMADVVFRYEGNLDKFIGDCVMAVWGPPSSHPDDPARALRAALEMQDAVTELNRQRVLDGKKPIEVGIGVNTGQAVVGYMGSAERHEFTAIGDTVNTASRLCGIAKSGEVLASEATVRKSGPGFDVEELPVLQVKGKEKGVQTFRVHGAELTTSTSRKVR; encoded by the coding sequence GTGAACCAGGCACCCGCCCCATTCCCGCCCAGGTCCGGGTCGCACCCGCGCGGGCCGCACCTGACGGGGCGGTTCGCGGACGGGACGCTGGGGGAGTTTCCCCTGGGCCCCACCACGTCGCTCGGCCGCCATCCGTCCAACACGCTGCGGCTGGTGGACCGCGAGGTCTCCAAGGAGCACGCCACCATCGAGAAGGTGGGGCGCGACTTCGTGCTGCGCGACCTGAACTCGTCCAACGGCACCTTCGTCAACGGGCGCCGGGTGGCGGGGGAGATGCGGCTGCGGGACGGGGATGAGATCGCCCTGGGTTCCTCCAGGCTCGTCTTCCACAGCGGAGAAGCCGCGCCCGGTGGAGTCAACCCGCCCACGCTGCCGGGCGTGACGGTGGTGGCCAACGCCGTCTCCATGCCGGCCTTCCTGGCGCAGATGGACCAGGTGCCGCAGAACTTCCGTCCGGCCGACCAGGTGACGGACACCGCCGCGCTGCGCCGGGACTACGAGAAGCTGCGCATCGTCCACGAGTTCCACCGGCAGGTGAGCCTCAAGGGCACCCAGGACGACCTGTTCGAGCAGATCTTGAAGGTCGCCTTCGAACTGCTCGCGGCCGACCACGGCGTCATCCTGAAGGTGGGCCCGCAGGGGGAGTTCATCCCGGCCGCGGTGCACCACCGGCAGGGCAAGCAGGTGAACGTCATGCTGTCGGACACCGTGCTCAAGCGCGTGGTGGAGACGGGCAAGGCGGTGCTCACGGCGGACGCCATCATCGACGAGCGCTTCTCCGCCGCGGAGAGCATCGTGGCGCAGGGCATCCGCTCCGCCATGGCGGTGCCGCTGCTCGTGAACGGCGACATCATGGCGGTGCTGTTCCTGGACAGCCGCCAGCAGATCAACGCCTTCTCGGAGAAGGACCTGACCATCCTCTCCGGCATCGCCGCGCAGGCGGGCATCGCGCTGGAGAACGCGGCCCTGGCGGAGCAGATCCGCAACGAGGCGGTGACGCGCGCGGAGCTGTCGCGCTTCCTGTCCAAGGCGGTGGCGGACGCGGTGATCAACGGCGGCACGGAGGACCTGCGCCAGAGCCGGCTCGCGGAGGTGAGCTGCCTGTTCGCGGACATCCGTGGCTTCACCACCCTGGCGGAGAGCGACTCTCCCCAGGAGGTGGTGTCCATGCTCAACAGCTTCTTCAGCGCCATGGCGGACGTGGTGTTCCGCTACGAGGGCAACCTGGACAAGTTCATCGGGGACTGCGTGATGGCGGTGTGGGGACCGCCGTCGTCGCACCCGGATGATCCGGCCCGGGCCCTGAGGGCCGCGCTGGAGATGCAGGACGCCGTCACGGAGCTCAACCGGCAGCGCGTGCTGGACGGCAAGAAGCCCATCGAGGTGGGCATTGGCGTCAACACGGGACAGGCCGTCGTGGGCTACATGGGCAGCGCGGAGCGGCACGAGTTCACCGCCATTGGCGACACCGTGAACACCGCGTCGCGGCTGTGCGGCATCGCGAAGAGCGGCGAGGTGCTGGCGTCGGAGGCCACGGTGCGCAAGTCCGGGCCGGGCTTCGACGTGGAGGAGCTGCCGGTGCTGCAGGTGAAGGGCAAGGAGAAGGGCGTGCAGACCTTCCGCGTGCACGGCGCGGAGCTGACCACTTCCACCTCCCGCAAGGTGCGCTGA
- a CDS encoding polymer-forming cytoskeletal protein codes for MKILPRLLLPTLLLGAPVALAEGAPAPAAASAPARTIDVSFRGSLRDALKTIAEKGGLNLVVTGDLDTPAEVRLRGISAEQALRTVARAYSLHLEQDGSIFTLRPLTAKEKESGASPTAQAPVAPPVIAATPPAPPAPPAMDANATPEEQALAREEADRAREEAREEAKRAREEAKQAAKEEAEAAKERIREEIRSFRDSFKHKKGKRGARDVVARGQNLEVKEGESVESAVVYGGNLIVKGTVEDDAVAFGGNLEVQGLVEGDVHAFGGNVILGPNARVEGDVSAFGGQVQKADGALVEGSLESFGGAGLGRMVAGEIKRGMQEGQNHDASADADDDDDRGRDGGGLASFILQFALLFGLGFLGQMFFPARMKELGDEIRANPARNFWVGLVGMAALIPLTIVLCVTLIGIPVAFALLVASMLGTALGYAAIASEVGTRLPVMRGRKTQAVVLALGLGLILLVSHIPVLGVFLNLILTPLAFGAVIRTRFGYRGRGMPEPIFPRSENPV; via the coding sequence ATGAAGATCCTCCCCCGCCTGTTGCTTCCGACCCTCCTCCTCGGCGCCCCGGTGGCGCTCGCGGAAGGCGCCCCGGCCCCCGCCGCCGCCAGCGCGCCGGCCCGCACCATCGACGTGAGCTTCCGCGGTTCGCTGCGCGACGCGCTCAAGACCATCGCGGAGAAGGGCGGCCTGAACCTGGTCGTCACCGGCGACCTGGACACCCCCGCGGAGGTGCGGCTGCGCGGCATCAGCGCCGAGCAGGCCCTGCGCACTGTGGCCCGCGCCTACTCGCTCCACCTGGAGCAGGACGGGTCCATCTTCACGCTGCGCCCGCTCACCGCGAAGGAGAAGGAGTCCGGCGCAAGCCCCACGGCCCAAGCCCCCGTCGCTCCGCCCGTCATCGCCGCGACCCCGCCGGCGCCTCCCGCTCCGCCCGCCATGGACGCGAACGCGACGCCCGAGGAGCAGGCGCTGGCCCGCGAAGAGGCGGACCGGGCGCGCGAGGAAGCCCGCGAAGAGGCGAAGCGCGCCCGCGAGGAGGCCAAGCAGGCCGCGAAGGAAGAGGCGGAAGCGGCCAAGGAGCGCATCCGCGAGGAGATCCGCAGCTTCCGCGACAGCTTCAAGCACAAGAAGGGCAAGCGCGGCGCCCGGGACGTGGTGGCGCGCGGACAGAACCTGGAGGTGAAGGAGGGCGAGTCCGTGGAGAGCGCCGTCGTGTACGGCGGCAACCTCATCGTGAAGGGCACCGTGGAGGACGACGCGGTCGCCTTCGGCGGCAACCTGGAGGTCCAGGGCCTCGTGGAGGGAGACGTGCACGCCTTCGGCGGCAACGTCATCCTGGGGCCCAACGCGCGAGTGGAGGGCGACGTGTCCGCCTTCGGCGGTCAGGTGCAGAAGGCGGACGGAGCCCTCGTGGAGGGCAGCCTGGAGTCCTTCGGCGGCGCGGGCCTGGGCCGCATGGTGGCCGGGGAGATCAAGCGCGGCATGCAGGAAGGGCAGAACCACGACGCGTCGGCGGACGCCGACGATGATGACGACCGCGGCCGCGACGGCGGGGGCCTGGCGTCCTTCATCCTCCAGTTCGCGCTGCTCTTCGGCCTGGGCTTCCTGGGGCAGATGTTCTTCCCGGCGCGCATGAAGGAGCTGGGGGATGAGATCCGCGCCAACCCCGCCCGCAACTTCTGGGTGGGCCTGGTCGGCATGGCGGCCCTCATCCCGCTGACCATCGTCCTGTGCGTCACGCTCATCGGCATCCCGGTGGCGTTCGCCCTCCTGGTCGCCTCCATGCTGGGCACGGCGCTGGGCTACGCGGCCATCGCCAGCGAGGTGGGCACGCGGCTGCCGGTCATGCGCGGACGCAAGACGCAGGCGGTGGTGCTCGCCCTGGGCCTGGGCCTCATCCTCCTGGTGAGCCACATCCCGGTGCTGGGCGTCTTCCTCAACCTCATCCTCACCCCGCTGGCCTTTGGCGCGGTCATCCGCACCCGGTTCGGCTACCGCGGCCGGGGCATGCCGGAGCCCATCTTCCCCCGGAGCGAGAACCCGGTTTGA
- a CDS encoding sigma-54-dependent Fis family transcriptional regulator, which yields MSAASPEPCDRLSPAPFSLPPLPAAMPSSPPDVSQVLLPLGGLVGREVDLDAFLQTLVDRIAITLQADRGTLWLLDPVRRELFSRAAHLPEVAQIRVKLGQGVAGYVAEAGEPVHVPDPRGERRFFADIDRMTGYRTISLAAVPLRDAAGAVYGVLQVLNRLGGGPFTEDDTRKLTDIAAQVSTALQSTSLYQELQRAKDQPQAPVGYFFNRIIGEAPPLKALYRLVQKAAPTDATVLLRGESGCGKELFARAIHVNGPRRDKPFVKVDCAALPAALIENELFGHEKGAFTGADHRVPGKFEAADGGTVFIDELGELPQAVQGKLLRVLQDREFERVGGTQAVKVDVRIVAATHRDLPRMVAEGRFREDLYYRIKVVELLLPPLRERGAEDIERLARHFVATAAKRHRLPVPRLGATALARLKRYRWPGNVRELENCIESAVVLSEGEILEEHLPLPSLDRATSPAEPGAPTGPGTSTGPGAPLATAPDAPLLLPLAEVERRHILRVLEAVKGNRTAAARTLEIGRNTLARKLKEYGLADEG from the coding sequence ATGAGCGCAGCGAGCCCGGAGCCGTGCGATAGACTGTCTCCAGCGCCCTTCTCACTTCCGCCGCTGCCCGCCGCCATGCCCTCGTCCCCGCCGGATGTGTCCCAGGTCCTGCTCCCCCTTGGCGGCCTCGTCGGGCGCGAGGTGGACCTGGACGCCTTCCTCCAGACGCTCGTGGACCGCATCGCCATCACGTTGCAGGCGGACCGGGGCACGCTGTGGCTGTTGGATCCGGTGCGCCGCGAGCTGTTCAGCCGCGCGGCGCACCTGCCGGAGGTCGCGCAGATCCGCGTGAAGCTGGGTCAGGGCGTCGCGGGCTACGTGGCGGAGGCCGGCGAGCCCGTGCACGTGCCGGATCCGCGCGGCGAGCGCCGCTTCTTCGCGGACATCGACCGGATGACGGGCTACCGCACCATCAGCCTGGCCGCGGTGCCGCTGCGCGACGCGGCGGGCGCCGTGTACGGCGTGCTCCAGGTGCTCAACCGCTTGGGCGGGGGCCCCTTCACGGAGGACGACACCCGGAAGCTCACCGACATCGCGGCCCAGGTGAGCACCGCCCTCCAGAGCACCAGCCTCTACCAGGAGCTCCAGCGCGCGAAGGATCAGCCGCAGGCCCCGGTGGGCTACTTCTTCAACCGCATCATCGGAGAGGCCCCGCCGCTCAAGGCGCTCTACCGCCTGGTGCAGAAGGCCGCGCCCACGGACGCCACCGTGCTGCTGCGCGGGGAGAGCGGCTGCGGCAAGGAGCTCTTCGCGCGCGCCATCCACGTCAACGGCCCAAGGCGCGACAAGCCCTTCGTGAAGGTGGACTGCGCGGCCCTGCCCGCCGCCCTCATCGAGAACGAGCTCTTCGGCCACGAGAAGGGCGCCTTCACCGGCGCCGACCACCGCGTGCCCGGCAAGTTTGAGGCGGCCGACGGAGGCACCGTCTTCATCGACGAGTTGGGGGAACTGCCCCAGGCCGTGCAGGGCAAGCTCCTGCGCGTGCTCCAGGACCGCGAGTTCGAACGCGTGGGCGGCACGCAGGCCGTCAAGGTGGACGTGCGCATCGTCGCGGCCACCCACCGAGACCTGCCGCGCATGGTGGCGGAGGGCAGGTTCCGCGAGGACCTCTACTACCGCATCAAGGTCGTGGAGCTGCTGCTGCCCCCGCTTCGCGAGCGCGGCGCGGAGGACATCGAGCGGCTCGCCCGCCACTTCGTCGCCACCGCCGCGAAGCGCCACCGCCTGCCCGTGCCGCGCCTCGGCGCCACCGCGCTCGCCAGGCTCAAGCGCTACCGCTGGCCCGGCAACGTGCGCGAGCTGGAGAACTGCATCGAAAGCGCCGTGGTGCTCTCCGAGGGCGAAATCCTGGAGGAGCACCTGCCCCTGCCCTCCCTGGACCGGGCGACCTCCCCCGCCGAGCCAGGCGCGCCCACGGGGCCTGGCACATCCACCGGGCCTGGCGCGCCGCTCGCCACCGCGCCGGACGCACCGCTCCTGCTTCCGCTGGCGGAGGTGGAGCGCCGCCACATCCTGCGGGTGCTGGAGGCCGTGAAGGGCAACCGCACCGCGGCGGCGCGCACGTTGGAGATCGGCCGCAACACGCTCGCCCGCAAGCTCAAGGAGTACGGGCTGGCGGACGAGGGCTGA
- a CDS encoding RNA polymerase sigma factor, protein MAEDAAPLPWKADVQAARKGDPSAFEALVRSVQRPVYGLALRLLQSEAEAAEVAQEALLRAYQNLHRYDDARPFDLWVLAITRNLCLDLLRRRTKVRTEELEPMKEVLPSNEASQEDGAIAREERQSLEAAMETLSVDDREVLALYYVQKRTTKEIAQIMGCAPGTIMARLFRAREKLRKKMAPAEEETR, encoded by the coding sequence ATGGCTGAGGACGCCGCCCCGCTCCCCTGGAAGGCGGACGTGCAGGCCGCCCGCAAGGGAGACCCGTCCGCTTTCGAAGCGCTCGTGCGCAGCGTGCAGCGCCCGGTGTACGGCCTGGCGCTGCGCCTGTTGCAGAGCGAGGCGGAGGCCGCCGAGGTCGCGCAGGAGGCCCTGCTCCGCGCGTACCAGAACCTCCACCGCTACGACGACGCGCGCCCGTTCGACCTCTGGGTGCTCGCCATCACCCGCAACCTCTGCCTGGACCTGCTCCGCCGCCGCACCAAGGTGCGCACGGAGGAGCTGGAGCCCATGAAGGAGGTGCTCCCCAGCAACGAGGCGTCCCAGGAGGACGGGGCCATCGCGCGCGAGGAGCGGCAGTCGCTGGAGGCCGCCATGGAGACGCTCTCCGTGGACGACCGTGAAGTGCTGGCCCTCTATTACGTCCAGAAGCGCACCACGAAGGAGATCGCGCAGATCATGGGCTGCGCGCCCGGGACCATCATGGCGCGCCTGTTCCGAGCCCGTGAGAAGCTTCGCAAGAAGATGGCGCCCGCCGAGGAGGAGACGCGATGA
- a CDS encoding serine/threonine-protein kinase, producing the protein MTTTQSCPNCGTVHDTRVYVSGQKATCRCGIRFEVRRADVSGIHRPAEPSGIRPAAKGHDEAGIAVTFTPRTAEDPPESTSPSAAPGVGAGREDSVGQEMRAGSVPGGNEMNIPRPDGVGRADEGEVPAGAVPVSAGGHDAPSSGVALPAADPSAAELISATLVRPEAPGVKAPRAPVNTAVRDIENAETMLTGAKPQLPGLELLEILGRGGMGEVWLARQRSLGRTVAVKVLPPRLAKDEEFVSRFDKEATALAALSHPNIVQIIDRGVQGEHYYFVMEYVEGQSLRHALSGREPLTPAQSLKVLLQVARAVECAHAKNIIHRDLKPENILLDGRLHAKVADFGLAGIREPDSEKQLTATAVAMGTLNYMAPEQRRDAKNVDGRADLFSLGVMMYEALTGELPVGRFKLPSERVRGLDPRLDPVVERLLETDREARYATATEVCDALEALVSASSAPHVVAPASALARAQPSHVASMKAITAPEAAVLEALHAGWGRVRTGLSVVGGLAVLGFAVRAFVGFGSLTGTPGVADPTPPVMHFPANTEGEVFSGLKLTPPAAGSASSTLELGFEQGEEEINVHSGTWTLDQGELRAVQAGREADGKLVPRAYLAHRYFTSDDFTAEVLMDVNPLGKQWSVEQDGQHFGELAFRIRDVQVSVFAIPDAGMRLSWRYFSPDDGHEVVGNSAEDTKNLVQDEMPVPRTGPFLVKLQLKRQKSGVRVDAFLNKKLFASKVLPGFEGRVGKLALGCRNLECTFDDLKVVGPLQERPARRAPAE; encoded by the coding sequence ATGACGACCACCCAGTCGTGCCCCAACTGCGGCACGGTGCACGACACCCGGGTGTACGTGAGCGGCCAGAAGGCCACGTGCCGCTGCGGCATCCGCTTCGAGGTGCGGCGCGCGGACGTGTCCGGCATCCACCGGCCGGCCGAGCCGTCCGGCATCCGTCCGGCCGCCAAGGGCCACGACGAAGCAGGCATCGCGGTGACTTTCACGCCGCGCACGGCGGAGGATCCGCCAGAATCGACGTCACCTTCCGCTGCTCCGGGTGTTGGAGCCGGCAGGGAGGACTCGGTGGGACAGGAGATGAGGGCCGGCTCCGTCCCAGGGGGCAACGAGATGAACATCCCGCGACCGGATGGCGTGGGGAGGGCGGACGAGGGTGAGGTTCCCGCGGGGGCGGTGCCTGTGTCCGCAGGGGGCCACGACGCGCCTTCGTCTGGAGTGGCGTTGCCCGCGGCGGACCCTTCGGCCGCGGAGCTGATCAGCGCCACGCTGGTGCGTCCGGAGGCGCCGGGGGTGAAGGCCCCTCGCGCGCCGGTGAACACGGCCGTCCGCGACATCGAGAACGCGGAGACGATGCTGACGGGCGCGAAGCCCCAACTGCCGGGCCTGGAGCTGCTGGAGATCCTGGGGCGCGGCGGCATGGGCGAGGTGTGGCTCGCGCGCCAGCGCTCCCTGGGCCGCACGGTGGCGGTGAAGGTGCTGCCGCCCCGGCTGGCGAAGGACGAGGAGTTCGTGTCGCGCTTCGACAAGGAAGCGACGGCGCTCGCGGCCCTGAGCCACCCGAACATCGTGCAGATCATCGACCGGGGCGTGCAGGGCGAGCACTACTACTTCGTCATGGAGTACGTGGAGGGCCAGTCGCTGCGCCACGCGCTGAGCGGCCGGGAGCCGCTCACGCCCGCCCAGTCGCTGAAGGTGCTGCTCCAGGTGGCGCGCGCCGTGGAGTGCGCGCACGCGAAGAACATCATCCACCGCGACCTGAAGCCGGAGAACATCCTGCTGGACGGGCGGCTGCACGCGAAGGTGGCGGACTTCGGCCTGGCGGGCATCCGCGAGCCGGATTCGGAGAAGCAGCTCACCGCGACCGCGGTGGCCATGGGCACGCTCAACTACATGGCCCCGGAGCAGCGCCGGGACGCGAAGAACGTGGACGGCCGGGCGGACCTCTTCTCCCTGGGCGTGATGATGTACGAGGCGCTCACGGGCGAGCTGCCCGTGGGCCGCTTCAAGCTGCCCTCCGAGCGCGTGCGCGGCCTGGACCCCCGCCTGGACCCGGTGGTGGAGCGCCTGCTGGAGACGGACCGCGAGGCCCGCTACGCCACCGCCACGGAGGTGTGCGACGCGCTGGAGGCGCTGGTGTCCGCCTCGTCAGCCCCGCACGTGGTGGCGCCCGCGTCGGCGCTGGCGCGCGCGCAGCCCTCGCACGTGGCCTCCATGAAGGCCATCACGGCCCCCGAGGCCGCCGTGCTGGAGGCGCTCCACGCGGGCTGGGGCCGGGTGCGCACCGGCCTGTCCGTGGTGGGCGGCCTGGCCGTGCTGGGCTTCGCGGTGCGCGCCTTCGTGGGGTTCGGGAGCCTGACGGGCACGCCCGGGGTCGCGGATCCGACGCCTCCGGTCATGCACTTCCCGGCCAACACGGAAGGGGAGGTGTTCTCCGGGCTGAAGCTCACGCCGCCCGCGGCCGGCTCGGCCAGCAGCACCCTGGAGCTGGGCTTCGAGCAGGGCGAGGAGGAGATCAACGTCCACAGCGGCACGTGGACCCTGGACCAGGGCGAGCTGCGCGCCGTGCAGGCCGGCCGGGAGGCGGACGGCAAGCTGGTGCCGCGCGCGTACCTGGCGCACCGCTACTTCACGAGCGACGACTTCACGGCCGAGGTGCTGATGGACGTGAACCCGCTGGGCAAGCAGTGGTCGGTGGAGCAGGACGGGCAGCACTTCGGTGAGCTGGCGTTCCGCATCCGGGACGTGCAGGTGTCCGTCTTCGCCATCCCCGACGCGGGCATGCGCCTGTCGTGGCGCTACTTCTCCCCGGACGACGGGCATGAGGTGGTGGGCAACAGCGCGGAGGACACCAAGAACCTGGTCCAGGACGAGATGCCGGTGCCCAGGACGGGCCCCTTCCTGGTGAAGCTCCAGCTCAAGCGGCAGAAGAGCGGCGTGCGGGTGGACGCCTTCCTCAACAAGAAGCTCTTCGCCTCCAAGGTGCTGCCGGGCTTCGAGGGCCGCGTGGGCAAGCTGGCCCTGGGCTGCCGCAACCTCGAGTGCACCTTCGATGACCTGAAGGTCGTGGGGCCGCTGCAGGAGCGCCCCGCGCGCCGCGCCCCCGCCGAGTAG
- a CDS encoding sugar porter family MFS transporter codes for MRTGRIIGISVVAALGGFLFGFDTAVINGTVAALKTEFAASSLGLGLAVSSALIGSATGAFAAGPFADRYGRRRAMMLAAALFIISAIGSGFAFSLLDLSFWRLVGGLGVGFASVVAPTYIAEIAPAYLRGRLASLQQLAIVVGIFVALLSDFAIALYAGSASNPTWLGFTAWRWMFFSGLPPALLYGIGAVFISESPRFLVAKGREQEALSVLRDIEGDTAPSKVVEIRRSLRTNYTPHLSDLKGGRFGFLPIVWVGIVLAMLQQFVGINVIFYYSSVLWQAVGFSEHNSLAITVITSVINILTTLVAIAFVDRIGRKPLLIIGSVGMALTLGLMAYLFSSAPLDAAGKPVLQGAAGTTALIAANLYVVFFGFSWGPVVWVLLGEMFPNSIRALALSIAAMAQWLANFLVSATFPSLQAIGLGWAYGLYAAAAVFSIFFAAKFIRETKGRELEQM; via the coding sequence GTGCGGACCGGAAGGATCATTGGCATCTCCGTGGTGGCCGCCCTGGGCGGGTTCCTCTTCGGCTTCGACACCGCCGTCATCAACGGCACGGTCGCCGCCCTGAAGACCGAGTTCGCCGCGAGCAGCCTGGGCCTGGGGCTGGCGGTGTCCTCCGCGCTCATCGGCTCGGCGACGGGCGCCTTCGCCGCGGGGCCCTTCGCGGACCGCTACGGCCGCCGGCGCGCGATGATGCTCGCGGCGGCGCTGTTCATCATCAGCGCCATCGGTTCGGGGTTCGCGTTCTCCCTCTTGGACCTGAGCTTCTGGCGGCTGGTGGGCGGCCTGGGGGTGGGCTTCGCCAGCGTCGTGGCGCCCACCTACATCGCGGAGATCGCCCCGGCGTACCTGCGCGGCCGCCTGGCGTCGCTGCAACAGCTGGCCATCGTGGTCGGCATCTTCGTGGCCCTGCTGAGTGACTTCGCCATCGCGCTCTACGCGGGCTCCGCCTCCAACCCCACCTGGCTGGGCTTCACCGCGTGGCGGTGGATGTTCTTCAGCGGCCTGCCGCCCGCGCTCCTCTACGGCATCGGCGCCGTCTTCATCTCGGAGTCCCCGCGCTTCCTCGTGGCCAAGGGCCGTGAGCAGGAGGCCCTGAGCGTGCTGCGCGACATCGAGGGGGACACCGCGCCGTCCAAGGTCGTGGAGATCCGCCGCTCGCTGCGCACCAACTACACGCCGCACCTGTCGGACCTGAAGGGCGGCCGCTTCGGGTTCCTGCCCATCGTGTGGGTCGGCATCGTGCTCGCGATGCTCCAGCAGTTCGTGGGCATCAACGTCATCTTCTACTACTCCAGCGTCCTTTGGCAGGCGGTGGGCTTCTCCGAGCACAACTCGCTGGCCATCACCGTCATCACCAGCGTCATCAACATCCTCACCACGCTGGTGGCCATCGCGTTCGTGGACAGGATTGGACGAAAGCCCCTGCTGATCATCGGCTCCGTGGGCATGGCGCTCACGCTGGGCCTGATGGCGTACCTCTTCAGCAGCGCGCCGCTGGACGCCGCGGGCAAGCCCGTCCTCCAGGGCGCCGCCGGCACCACCGCGCTCATCGCCGCCAACCTCTACGTCGTCTTCTTCGGCTTCTCGTGGGGCCCCGTCGTCTGGGTGCTGCTGGGCGAGATGTTCCCCAACAGCATCCGGGCGCTCGCGCTCTCCATCGCGGCCATGGCGCAGTGGCTGGCCAACTTCCTGGTGTCCGCCACGTTCCCGTCACTGCAGGCCATCGGCCTGGGCTGGGCATACGGCCTGTATGCCGCGGCCGCCGTGTTCTCCATCTTCTTCGCCGCGAAGTTCATCCGCGAGACGAAGGGTCGTGAGCTGGAACAGATGTAG